From Symphalangus syndactylus isolate Jambi chromosome 17, NHGRI_mSymSyn1-v2.1_pri, whole genome shotgun sequence, one genomic window encodes:
- the FYTTD1 gene encoding UAP56-interacting factor isoform X3 — MRVRWGIQQNSGFGKTSLNRRGRVMPGKRRPNGVITGLAARKTTGIRKGISPMNRPPLSDKNIEQYFPVLKRKANLLRQNEGQRKPVAVLKRPNQLSRKNNIPANFTRSGNKLNHQKDTRQATFLFRRGLKVQAQLNTEQLLDDVVAKRTRQWRTSTTNGGILTVSIDNPGAVQCPVTQKPRLTRTAVPSFLTKREQSDIKKVPKGVPLQFDINSVGKQTGMTLNERFGILKEQRATLTYNKGGSRFVTVG, encoded by the exons GTTTTGGTAAGACTAGTCTGAATCGTAGAGGAAGAGTAATGCCTGGAAAGAGACGTCCTAATGGGGTTATCACTGGCCTTGCAGCTAGGAAAACAACTGGAATTCGAAAAGGAATTAGTCCTATGAATCGTCCACCTCTAAGTGACAAG AATATAGAACAATATTTTCCAGTGTTAAAAAGGAAGGCAAATCTTCTGAGACAAAATGAAGGGCAGAGGAAACCAGTAGCAGTTCTCAAGAGACCTAACCAGCTAAGCAGAAA AAATAACATTCCAGCTAATTTTACCAGGAGTGGAAATAAATTAAATCATCAGAAAGATACTCGTCAGGCAACTTTTCTTTTCAGAAGAGGCCTGAAG gtTCAGGCCCAGTTGAATACAGAACAACTGCTAGACGATGTAGTAGCAAAGAGAACTCGTCA ATGGCGGACTTCCACTACAAATGGAGGAATTTTGACTGTATCTATTGACAATCCTGGAGCAGTGCAATGCCCAGT aaCTCAGAAACCACGATTAACTCGTACTGCTGtaccttcatttttaacaaagcgGGAGCAAAGTGACATCAAGAAAGTTCCTAAAGGTGTTCCCCTACAGTTTGACATAAACAGTGTCGGAAAACAG acaGGGATGACGTTGAATGAGCGGTTTGGGATCCTGAAGGAACAAAGAGCCACTCTCACATACAACAAAGGGGGAAGCCGCTTTGTCACCGTGGGATAG